The sequence GTGCTCCACGCGGCCCAGGGATACGACGACTCCGAGCGGGAGTCGCCGCTCTACTTCCACACCACCGAGGAGATGCTGGCCGAGTTCGCCTACCTCGGCGAGGAGCGTTGCCGCCGGGTGGTGGTGGAGGGCCCGCAGCAGGTGGCGGCGCTCTGCAGCGCCGACATCCTGCCGGTCCCGGAGGGGCTCCACGCGCCGGAGCTGGAGGGGGCGGCGGAGGAGCTGCAGAGCATGGCCACCCGGCGCGCGCACGAGCTCTACGGCGACCCGCTCCCGGAGATCGTCCGCGAGCGGCTGGAGTACGAGATCCGCGCCATCGTCGGCAACGGCTTCGCCAGCCTCTACATGATCGCCCAGCGGCTGGTGCGGAAGTCGCTGGAGGACGGCTACCTGGTCGGCTCGCGGGGGTCGGTGGGTTCCTCCCTGGTGGCGACCATGCTGGGGATCACCGAGGTCAACCCCCTGCCGCCGCACTACCGCTGTCCTTCCTGCCGCTGGAGCGACTTCCCGGCCGATCCCGGCGTCGCCTCGGGCTTCGACCTGCCCCGCCGGAGCTGCCCCCGCTGCGGCGCCGAGCTGGCCAAGGACGGCCACGACATCCCCTTCGCCACCTTCATGGGCTTCCACGGCGACAAGGTGCCCGACATCGATCTCAACTTCTCCGGCGAGTACCAGCCGCGCATCCACCGCTACACCGAGGAGCTGCTGGGCGAGGGCCACGTCTTCCGCGCGGGCACCATCTCCACCATCGCCGAGCGGACCGCCTTCGGCTTCGTCCGCGCCTGGGCGGAGCAGACCGGCAGGAAGCCGCGGGAGGCGGAGGTCCGCCGCCTGGTCCGCGGCTGCTCCGGGGTGCGCCGGACCACCGGCCAGCACCCGGGGGGACTGATGGTGGTGCCGCGGGACGACGACATCCTGCGCTACACGCCGCTCCAGCACCCCGCCGACGACCGGGAGTCGGGGACGGTCACCACCCACTTCGACTACCACTCGATCTCCTCGCGGCTGGTCAAGCTGGACCTGCTGGGCCACGACGACCCGACGGTGATCCGCATGCTGGAGGACCTGACCGGCGTCGACGCCCACTCCATCCCCTTCGACGACCCGGCGACGCTGGCGCTCTTCTCCGGGCTGGAGCCGCTCGGCCTCTCGGCGGAGGAGCTGGGCACCGACGTGGGCAGCCTGGGCCTGCCCGAGTTCGGCACCCGCTTCGTGCGCGGGATGCTCTCCCAGACCCGCCCCAGGAGCTTCGCCGAGCTGGTCCGCATCTCGGGCCTCTCCCACGGCACCGACGTCTGGAACAACAACGCCCAGGAGCTGGTCGCCTCCGGGCGCGCCACGCTCCAGGACGTGATCTCCACCCGCGACGACATCATGCTCGCCCTGATCCGCTGGGGCCTGGAACGGGAGGAAGCCTTCCGCATCATGGAGCAGGTGCGGAAGGGGAAGGGACTCAAGCCCTCCGACGAGGAAGCCATGCGGCGCCACGGCGTGCCCGACTGGTTCGTCGAGAGCTGCCAGAAGATCAGCTACCTCTTCCCCAAGGCGCACGCGGTGGCCTACGTGATCATGGCCTTCCGCATCGCCTGGTTCAAGGTCCACCACCCCGCCGCCTTCTACGCCACCTACTTCAGCGTCCGCGCCGACGACTTCGACGCCGCCTGGATCGGCGAGCGGCCGGAGGCCTGGCGCAACCGCATCCGCGCCATCGAGGCGAAGGGGAACGAGGCCTCGGTCAAGGAGAAGAACCAGGTGACCATCCTGGAGGTGGCGGTGGAGATGGCGCTCCGCGGGATCCGCTTCCTTCCCATCGACCTGGAGCGGTCGGACCGGTCCCGCTTCCTGGTGGAGGAAGGCGCGCTCCGGCCGCCCTTCGTCGCCATCCAGGGGCTGGGCGCGCGGGCCGCGGAGGCGATCGTCGCCGCGCGGGAGGAGGCGCCCTTCCTCTCCCGGGAGGATCTGCAGCGGCGGGCCCGGCTGAGTCGGGCGGTGATGGAGCTCCTGGAGAAGCACGGCGTCCTCGCGGGGCTGCCGCTCTCCGACCAGATGGTGCTCTTCTGAGCGAGCGAAGGGGGCGGCGGGCCGTGTCCACGATCCTGGTGACGGGCGGTGCCGGCTTCATCGGCAGCGCCAGCGTGAAGGAGCTCCTGCGGGCCGGCCACCGGGTGGCGGTGATGGACGACCTGTCCAGCGGGCGGGCCGAGCAGGTGCCTCCGGAGGCGGAGCTCTTCGTCGCCGATGTGGCCGACGCCGAGGCGGTGCGCGAGGTCTTCGCCGCGGTCCGGCCGGAGGGGGTCCTCCACCTGGCGGCGCAGATCTCCGTCAGCCGCTCGGTGCGCGAGCCGGCCGAGGATGCGCGCGTCAACGTGCTGGGCCTCCTGCGCGTCCTGGAAGCGGCCCGGGCGAGCCGGGTGGGGCGGCTGGTCTTTGCCTCCTCCGGCGGCGTGCTCTACGGCGACGTGGGAGAGCCGGCGACGGAGGAGCACCCGCTCGCCCCCGTCTCCCCGTACGGCATCGCCAAGTGGACGGGCGAGCGGTATCTGGAGTTCTTCGCCCGGGAGTACGGCCTGGAGACGGTGGCGCTCCGCTACGGCAACGTCTACGGGCCGCGCCAGGATCCCCACGGCGAGGCGGGGGTGGTCGCCATCTTCAGCGGCCGCCTGCTCCGGGGCGAGGCGCCGCAGATCCACGGCGACGGCGAGAACGTCCGCGACTACGTGTACGTGGAAGACGTGGCGCGGGCCAACCGGCTCGCCCTGGAGACCGCGGGCGGGCAGCTCTGGCCGGCCGGGGGCCCCCCCTTCGCCGCCCTCAACGTGGGCACGGCGCGGGGGACCAGCGTCAACCGGCTGGAGGCCCTGATGCGCCGGGCGCTGGCGGAGGTGGCGGCGGTGGAGGCGCCGCCGGCGGTTCATGGCGAGCCGCGGCCGGGCGACCTCCGCTCCAGCCTCCTCGACCCCGGCCGGATCGAGCGGGCGCTGGGCTGGCGGCCGCAGGTCCCCCTGGAAGAGGGATTGGACCGCACCCTCCGCTGGTTTGCCGAAGACGGGGAGTGAGCGGCTGCCAGGCCGCATCCGGCGGCCCGGCCCCTGTTGCCCGCCGTGGAACGACCATGCTATAGTGAAACGACTTCACCGGGGGCGTGGAAGAGTGGGTGTCGCACCCACTCTTCTCTGTGTGTGGCAGCTCCGTCGTCGGGGGTGAGGCGGTTGGCGCGGAAGGCGATCGAGGAGGCGGCCGCCCAGCTGGCCGAGCCCCTCCTGCAGGGGCTCGGCCTTCTGCTCCTGGACGTGGCCTGGCAGCGGGAGAAGGGGCGGCGGTTCCTGCGCTTCGTCATCGAGCGGCCGCAGGGCGGTGTCACCATGGAGGATTGCGAGCGCTTCTCCCGCGCCATCGATCCACGACTCGACGAGCTGCAGGTGATCGGCGAGCCCTACTATCTCGAGGTCGCCTCTCCGGGGCTCGACCGGGTCCTGCGCAACGATCGCGAGTTCGCCTTCTTCCGCGGCAGGACGGTCCAGGTCCGCTGCTTCGAGCCGCTGGAGGGGTCGCGAAACCATGTGGGACGGCTGGAGGGATTGGAAGGGGAGGAGCTGCTTCTGGCGGTGGAGGGGGAGGAAGGCGAACGGCTGCTTCGCCTTCCCCGGTCGAAGGTGGCGCGCGTGCAGCTGAAGGAGGAGAGCTGAACTGCTCCAGGAGGGCGCAGCATGAACCAGGAATTGCTCGACGCGCTCAATGCGCTGGCGGCGGAACGCGGGCTCGACCGGGACGTCCTGATCGAGGCGCTGGAGACGGCGCTCAAGTCGGCCTACAGGAAGCATTACGGCTCGGCGAGCAACGTGGTCGTCCGGATCGACCCGGAGAGCGGCGATTTCCACGTCATCAGCCAGATGACCGTCTCCGATCCGGTCGAGGATCCGGAGACCCAGATCAGCCTGGAGGATGCGCGCGCCATCGACCCGTCCTACCAGGTGGGCGACGTGGTCGAACAGCCGGTGGAGCCGCGCGACTTCGGCCGCATCGCCGCCCAGACGGCGCGCCAGGTCGTGATGCAGCAGCTCCGCGAGGCGGAGCGGAAGCTGGTCTACGAGGAGTTCGCCAGCCGCGAGGGCGACCTGCTGACCGTGGTGGTGCGGCGGGTCCAGGGCCGGAACGTCTACATCGACCTGGGCCGTACAGAGGCGATCCTGCTTCCGTCCGAGCAGATCCCCGGCGAGGTCTACCGGCCCGGCGACCGGATCCGGGTCTACCTGGCCGAGGTCCGCCAGACGCCGAAGGGCCCGCAGGTGATCCTCTCGCGGGCACACCCGGGGCTGCTCCGGCGCCTCCTGGAGCTGGAGGTGCCGGAGATCCACGACGGCGTGGTGGAGATCCGCGCCGTCGCCCGCGAGGCCGGTGCCCGTGCCAAGGTGGCGGTCGCCTCCCGGGACGAGAACGTGGACCCGGTGGGCGCCTGCGTCGGCCACCGGGGGATGCGCATCCAGAACGTGGTCAACGAGCTCCACGGAGAGAAGATCGACGTCATCCGCTGGTCCGACGATCCGGCCGAGTTCGTCGCCTCGGCGCTCAGCCCGGCGCGGGTCAGCCAGGTGCGGATCAACGACCAGGAGCGTGCAGCCCGGGTCATCGTCCCCGACTACCAGCTCTCGCTGGCCATCGGCCGGGCGGGCCAGAACGCGCGCCTGGCGGCGAAGCTGACCGGCTACCGCATCGACATCCGGAGCGAGTCGCAGCTGGCCGACGAGGCGATGAAGGCGGCTGTCCAGTCGGGTGGCGGCGAGGAGATGCGCACCTTTGTCAGCGAGGCCGACATGCTCCCGTTCGAGCGCGCCTTCCGGCAGGCGCTGAAGGAGCGGCGCGAGCGCGAGGAGCGCCGCCGGAGGCTGCAGGAGTCGGGCGAGCTGAGCGGGGACGAGCTGGACTTCGACGAGGATCTCCCTCCCTTCCCGGAGGCGCCGGAGGGCGAGGCCGGGGAGGGAGGGGACCGCGAGGCGGATCAGGGGCGGCTCCCGGACGACGACGAGGACGAGTGAGCACGGGCGGCCGGCCTGGCCGGCTTCAGCGCGTGCCGAGCGAGAGCAGGGGATGGCGAGGATGGCCAAGGTGCGAAAGCTCCCCCAGAGGACCTGCATCGGCTGCGGCGAGGTGGAGGGGAAGCGGCAGCTGCTGCGGCTGGTCCGGACCCCGGACGGGGAGATCCAGGTCGATCCCACCGGGAAGCGGCCCGGCCGGGGCGCCTACCTCCACGCCGACCCCGCCTGCGTGGAGCGTGGACTGGTGCCCGCACGCCTGGAACGGGCGTTCCGGCTCCGTCCCGCACCGGAGGTCGTGACGGAGCTGCGGCGCAGCGTCGAGAGGGCGCTGGCCGGCCGGGAGGCGACGCCGTGAGCCGTCTCCCCGTGCGCTGGCGGGAGATCCTGGGGCTTGCCATGGCGGCTGGGAAGGTGGCCTGGGGGCGACGGGCGGCGCGCCAGGCCCTGCACGACGGTGTGGCGGAGCTGGTGGTCGTCGCTGAGGATGCGGGACCCTCGGCGGCCGAGGAGGTCGGCCGCGAGGCGGCCCGCCGCGGCGTCACCTGCGTGCGCGCCGGCCGCCAGGCCGAGCTGGGGGCGGCGATCGGCCGCTCGCCGGTCGGCGTTCTGGCGGTGGTCGACCGCGGGCTGGCCGGAAAGTTGATGAACGAGTGGAAAGAGACGAGCGAAGCCGCCGGGCGGGCTCGTCGGGAGGTGAGGGCTATTGCCGCACGCGATCCGAGTCTACGAGTTGGCGCGCGAGCTGCACATCCATTCGAAGGAGATCCTGGACTTCCTTCGCAACACGATGAACATCGACATCAACAACCACATGAGCACGATCAACGACCGCGTGGCCGAGCGGATCCGTCGTGAGTTCGCCGATCGGGCCGCTCAGCGCCCCGCCGGCCGCGGTCCGGTCAAGGCGGCGGGGCAGCCGGCGGCGCCGGGGGAGAAGGGGGGCACCGCGGGCGTTCCAGCCGGCGCGGAGGGCCGCTCTGCCGCCGCGGGCGGAGGCGGGACCGGGCCCGCGCGCGCAGCGCGGCCGCAGCCGGGGCAGGCGGAGCGTCCGGCAGGACCCGGCTCCCGGCCCGGCAGCGCAGCGGGCGCGCAGGGCGGGGCCAGAGGCCGCCCGTATGAAGGGGCCGCCCAGGCCGGGCATGGGCCCGCCGCCCGGCCGGGCGGGGGAGGGCCGGCCCACCACCGGCCGGGCGAGGCGCGCGGAGCGGGAGCGGTCAACGGTGCCGGGGCGCGCCCGGCGGCGGGCGGTTACCGGCCCGGGGCACGGCCCGGTGGAGCGGCGGGCGCCGGGCGCCCTGGTGGGCGACCGGGCGCCACGGCGGGGCGAGTCGGAGGGGGCGGCGGTCGCCCCGCTCCGGGCGGAGGCCGCCCCGCTCCGGCGGGGGGTCGCCCCGCCCCTGGCGGCGGTCGGCCCACGCCGGGCGGAAGTCGCCCTGCTCCGGCTGGCGGTCGGCCCGCCCCCGGCGGTGGCCGCCCTGCCCCGGGCGGCGCGGGCCGTGCGGCGCCCGCGGGCCAGCGTGGCCGGCCCGCCAGGCGCGGTCGCGGCGGCAGGCCGGCGGCGGCCAAGGGCGAATGGCGGGACGGCCGGGCGATCGACCTGGAGGAGGAGCGCCGCACCCACCGCGGGCCGAAGGCGCCCAGCCGGAAGAAGCGCAGCAGCGCCGAGCGGCTGGCGCAGATCCAGGTGCCGGCCGAGATCGAGCTGGACGAGGGTGTCATCGGCGTCTCCCGCCTGGCGGAGAAGCTCCACCTGCCCACCCCCGAGGTGGTCCGGAAGCTGATCGGCATGGGCGTCATGGCCTCGGCCGGCCAGGAGATCCCGGTGGAGACGGCGGCACGGGTGGCGGAGGCCTTCGGTTCCCGCGCCAGCATCCGGCAGGCGGAGCGGGTGCTGAGCGACGAGGAGCTCCTCCAGGAACGGCTGACGGAGGGAGCCACCTCGGGCAGCGAGCGACCGCCGGTGGTGGTGGTGCTGGGGCACGTCGACCACGGCAAGACCAGCCTCCTGGACGCGATCCGCGAGACGCGCGTCGCCGCCAGCGAGGCGGGTGGCATCACCCAGCACATCGGCGCCTCGACGGTCGAGCAGAACGGGCGGCGGATCGTCTTCCTGGACACGCCGGGGCACGAGGCCTTCACCGCGATGCGTGCCCGGGGCGCCCAGATCGGGGACGTGGCCGTCCTGGTGGTGGCCGCCGACGACGGGATCATGCCGCAGACGGTCGAGGCGATCCAGCACGCCCGGGCGGCCGGCCTGCCCATCGTGGTGGCACTCAACAAGATCGACAAGCCGAACGCCAACCCCGACCGGGTGAAGCAGCAGCTGGCCGAGCAGGGCCTGGTGCCCGAGGAGTGGGGCGGCGAGACGGTGGTGGTGCCCGTCTCGGCGCTCAAGCGGGAGGGGATCGGCGAGCTCCTGGAGATGGTCCTGCTGGTGGCCGACATGCAGGAGCTGCGCGCCAACCCCGACGGCCCGGCCATCGGCACCGTGATCGAGGCGCGCCTCGACCGCGGCCTGGGGCCGGTTGCCTCGGTCCTGGTCCAGGACGGCACGCTCCGGCAGGGCCAGGCGTTCGTCGCGGGCGCGGCTTATGGCCACGTCCGCTCCATGACGGACGACCGCGGCCGCAGCCTGGAGGAAGCGGGCCCCGGCACGCCCGTGGAGATCTCGGGTTTCGACACGCTCCCCATGGCGGGCGACGTCTTCCGCGTCGTGGAGGACGAGCGGAAGGCGCGGGAGATCGCGCTCTCCCGCCAGGAACAGGCGCACGAGGCCGAGATCGGCACGCGCCAGCCGGTCACCCTGGCCACCTTCTTCGCGCGGCAGGCGGAGGGCGGCCGCAAGGAGCTGCGGGTGATCCTCAAGGCCGACGTGGCCGGGACGCTGGAGGCGCTGCGCAGCTCGCTCGGCGAGATCCGGACGGAGGAGGCGAGCGTGGAGGTGATCCACGCCGCCGTGGGCGGCGTCAACGAGTCGGACGTGATGCTGGCCGCCGCCTCCGACGCGATCATCGTCGGCTTCAACGTCCGCCCCGACGCCAAGGCGGCCGCCCTGGCCCAGGACCAGAAGGTGGAGATCCAGCTCTACCGGGTGATCTACGAGCTCCTGGACGACGTGAAGAAGGCCGTCCGCGGGCTCCTCGCGCCCAAGACGGAGGAGCGCGTGATCGGGCGGGCGGAGGTCCGCCAGACCTTCCGCGTGCCCGACGTGGGCACGGTCGCCGGCTGCTACGTCCAGGAGGGCGTGCTCCGCCGTCACGCCGGCGCCCGGCTTGTCCGCGACGGCGTGGTCGTCTACGAGGGGAAGATCGCCTCGCTCCGCCGCTTCAAGGAGGACGCCCGCGAGGTGGCCCAGGGCTACGAGTGCGGCGTGGGGCTGGAACGCTTCGACGATATCAAGGTGGGCGACAGCCTCGAGGCCTTCGAGACGGTCGAGGTGGCCCGCTGAACGGTGGAGGGGTCGACGTGGTCTCCAAGACGCGCTTGGGGCGGGTGGCGGGAGGCATCGAGCGGGAGCTGAGCGCCATCCTCCGCGAGCTGAAGGATCCCAGGATCGGCTTCGTCTCCATCACCGGGGTCGAGGTCAGCACCGACCTCCGGCACGCGCGCGTCTTCGTCAGCGTCCTGGGTGGCCCCGAGGAGGAGGCGGCCACCCTGCAGGGGCTGCGCAACTCCGTCGGCTACATCCGGGGCGAGGTGACCCGGCGCCTCCGCCTCCGCTTCGCCCCCGAGCTGGAGTGGGTGCCCGACCACAGCATCGAGCGCGGCGTCCGCATCTCCAAGCTGATCCGGGACGTCCGCGAGGCGGAGGAGCGCGCCCACGAGGGGAAGGAAGCGGTGGTCCGGGCGCTCCGCTCCGCCCGCTCCCTGCTGATGGCGGTCCACGTCCGGCCCGACGGCGACGCGGTGGGCTCGGCGCTGGGGCTGGGCCTGGCACTGGAACGGGCGGGGAAGCGGGTGCGCTTCATGGTGGACGGCGGCATCCCCTACAACCTGGGCTGGCTGCCGGGCGCGGACCGTTTCGAGCCGCCGGCACCGCTGGACGCGGTGGAGGCGGCGGTCCTCCTGGACTGCGGCGACCTGGAGCGGGTCGGCCGGCTCCGGCCGCTGATCGAGCCGCTGGAGGAAGTGGTCAACATCGACCACCATCCCTCCAACACGGGCTTCGGGAGCACCCGCTGGATCGAACCCGGGGCGGCCGCCGTGGGCGAGCAGGTGATGGATCTCCTGGAGGCCCTGGGCGTGGATCTGGACGAGGCGGTGGCGACCGCGCTCTTCGCCTCCATCGCCAGCGACACCGGCGGGTTCCGCTACTCGAACACGCGGCCCGAGACGCTGGAGCGGGCGGCCCGTCTGGTGCGGGCCGGGGCGCAACCGGCGGAGATCTCGCGCCGGCTCTGGGAGGAGCGGCCCCTCAGCTCGCTCCGCCTGCTCAGCCGGGTGCTGGAGAGCCTCCAGGTGGAGGCCGGCGGCGCCTATGCCTGGGTGCGCGTGCCGCGGGCCGTGCTGGAGGCGACCGGCGCCGGGGAGGACGAGGTGGAGGGCCTGGTCAACTACCCGCGCAGCCTGAGCGGGGTGGAGGTGGCGGCGCTCTTCCAGGAGGTGAGCCTGGAGGGACGCCCGGCCACGCGGGTGAGCCTCCGCTCCAACCGCTGGCTGGACGTGAGCCGGGTCGCCCAGCGCTTCGGCGGCGGCGGCCATGCCCGCGCCGCCGGGTGCACGCTGCCGGCGCCCGTGGAGGAGGCGGCCCGGCAGGTCGGCCAGGCCGTGCGGGAGCAGCTGGACGCCGGGCCGGAGGCTGGGGGCGAGGAAGGATGAGCCTGAGCGGGGCGAACGCGGACGAGCCCAGGCGCGCCCGCGAGGGCGGGCTCCTGCCCGTGGTGAAGGCGCCCGGACCCACCTCGCAGCAGCTGATCCATCGGGTGAGGCGCCTCTTCGGCGAGCGGCGGGTCGGCCACGCCGGCACGCTGGATCCGGCAGCGGCCGGGCTGATGCTGCTCGGCGTGGGAAGGGGGACGCGGCTCCTCAGCTACCTGCTGGGCGGCGAGAAGCGCTACCTCTTCTGGTGCCGCTTCGGGCTGGCCACGGAGACCGGCGACGTGGAGGGGAGCCGGTGGGAGCGCGGCGACGCCACGGCGCTGCGCCGGGAGCAGGTGGAGGCGGTGCTTCCTCGCTTCGTGGGCAGGGTCCGGCTGCCGGTGCCGATCTACTCGGCCGTCCACGTCCAGGGCGAACGCGCCTACCGCCTGGCCCGGCAGGGCCGCCAGGTGGAGATGCCGGAGCGGGAGGTGCGCATCGACCGGCTGGAGCTGAAGGAATGGCGCGACGGGCCGGAACCGGCGGCGTTGCTGGACCTGAGATGCTCGGCCGGCACCTACGTCCGGTCGCTCTGTGCCCGGCTGGGCGAGGAGGTCGGCCCGGGCGCCGTGCTGGAGTCGCTGCTTCGGGTCGAGGTGGGAGGCCACCACCTGCGCGACGCCTTCACGCTGGAGGAGCTGGAGGAGCTCCGTCCGGAGGAGCGCTGGCAGGCGCTCCTTCCTCCGGAGCGGGCGCTGCCCGAGATGGGGCGGGTGACGGTCGACCGCATCGACGCCCGCCGGCTCCGCCACGGGCAGCCGATCCGCCTCCCGCGGCTGCTGGTGCAGGGCGACCCCGCGCCGGAGCGGATCCAGGTGCAGAGCCGGGACGGCTGGGTGGGCGTGGTCCGCCTCCGGCCGGAGGGCTCTGCCTGGTACGTCTGCCGGCCGGAGATGATCTGGCGGGCGGAGGAGAGCTGGCGTGCGACGCTCTGACCGGTTGGAGGCGTTCGCGGCGCGCCGGGCGCGGATCGCCATCGGCGCCTTCGACGGCGTCCACCTGGGGCACCAGGAGCTGATCCGGCGGGCGGTGGAGCGGGCCCGCACCCGGGGCGGCGAGGCGGTGGTGCTCACCTTCTGGCCGCACCCGGCGTACGTCCTGGCGCCCGCGGGGGCGCCCAGGCTCCTCACCACGCGCGAGGAACGCGCCCGCAGGCTGGCCGCGCTGGGGGTCGACGCGCTCTTCGAGATCCCCTTCTCGAGGGAGATCGCCGGCTGGCCGGCCGAGCGCTTCGTCCGCGAGCTCCTGGTGGAGCGGCTGGAGGCGCGCTCGGTGGTGGTTGGCTACAATTTCACCTTCGGGCGGGGGGCGGAGGGGCGGCCGGAGACGCTCCGACGCCTCGGCGCGGAGTCGGGCTTCGAGACGGTGGTGGTGGAGCCGGTCCGCGACGACGGGCAGCCGGTCTCTTCCTCCAGGATCCGGGAGCGGCTCCTGCAGGGCGATGTACGCGAGGCGGCGCGGCTGCTGGGCCGTCCCTTCCGCCTGGAGGGGCGCGTGGTGGCGGGCGACCGCCGCGGGCATGAGCTGGGCTTCCCCACGGCCAACCTGGAGCTGCCGGAGGAGCTGATCCATCCCGCCCGGGGCGTCTACGCCGCCTGGGTGGAGCGGGCGGACGGGCCGGGCGGCTCCGGCGACGGGCGGCGCTGGCCGGCGGTGGTCAACGTCGGCCTCCGGCCCACCTTCGGCGGCCGGCGGGAGACGGTGGAGGCACACCTGCTCGACGCCCGGGTCGAGCTGTACGGCGCCTGGCTCCTGGTCGACCTGGTCGACCGGCTGCGGGAGGAGCGGAAGTTCTCCGGACCCGAGGCGCTCCGCCAGCAGATCGCGCAAGACGTCGAAGCGGCCCGGCGGCGGCTTGCGTGGTAGAATAAGCGCGGTTTTCAAGGGTTTGGACCCCGGCTCGGAGTGGCGAGCGACCTCCCGACGCACTCCTGGCCGAGGGCGACAGGGCGCCGCAAGGCGCGTCGACGAGGGAGGCGAGCAAGGCATGTCGCTGGACCAGGCGACCAAGCGGAGCATCATCGAAGGCTACGCCCATCACCCCCAGGACACCGGCTCCACGGAAGTGCAGGTGGCCATCCTGACGCGCAGG comes from Bacillota bacterium and encodes:
- the rbfA gene encoding 30S ribosome-binding factor RbfA: MVSKTRLGRVAGGIERELSAILRELKDPRIGFVSITGVEVSTDLRHARVFVSVLGGPEEEAATLQGLRNSVGYIRGEVTRRLRLRFAPELEWVPDHSIERGVRISKLIRDVREAEERAHEGKEAVVRALRSARSLLMAVHVRPDGDAVGSALGLGLALERAGKRVRFMVDGGIPYNLGWLPGADRFEPPAPLDAVEAAVLLDCGDLERVGRLRPLIEPLEEVVNIDHHPSNTGFGSTRWIEPGAAAVGEQVMDLLEALGVDLDEAVATALFASIASDTGGFRYSNTRPETLERAARLVRAGAQPAEISRRLWEERPLSSLRLLSRVLESLQVEAGGAYAWVRVPRAVLEATGAGEDEVEGLVNYPRSLSGVEVAALFQEVSLEGRPATRVSLRSNRWLDVSRVAQRFGGGGHARAAGCTLPAPVEEAARQVGQAVREQLDAGPEAGGEEG
- a CDS encoding PolC-type DNA polymerase III produces the protein MPVGWLRVEPSHPRSGGVDWLLGELWPVLPEEERRRLAPVQVVGLRLAADGSEGVVELSGGDPAWNGSLVSWLERRFPGFGRWRVEYRNLSPEEAYPRLVQAVSAQNRALGPLLRAARPEWSQPGCLELHLANASSRDWLRDEHAEGLLAREAERLLGRPVEIRLVVDESAEEEADPEEAAAELVREALEALHSRAEGGGGAAAGAATEEPGWAEGQLLLGRAVAQEPVRMAELGEEEADVAVEGEILSIQGRELKNGRWLYELDLSDGSDSLTVRCFLPGRRAERFARLEPGLWLRVHGRWALDRAAGEPRLGARDVQVVAPRRRRDLAPEKRVELHCHTRMSAMDAVSDATQLIRRAAEWGHPAIAVTDHGVVQSFPEAYEAGKKYGIKILYGMEAYLQVDESDLSKPYNHAVVIARDQEGLHALYELVTRSHLESFHRFPRIPKSLLASRREHLLIGTACERGELFRAILAGAGDEELERIASFYDYLEVQPLANDRFLIEGGRLPDEEALRQINRRIVELGERLGKPVCATSDCHFVEPEDGIYRNVLHAAQGYDDSERESPLYFHTTEEMLAEFAYLGEERCRRVVVEGPQQVAALCSADILPVPEGLHAPELEGAAEELQSMATRRAHELYGDPLPEIVRERLEYEIRAIVGNGFASLYMIAQRLVRKSLEDGYLVGSRGSVGSSLVATMLGITEVNPLPPHYRCPSCRWSDFPADPGVASGFDLPRRSCPRCGAELAKDGHDIPFATFMGFHGDKVPDIDLNFSGEYQPRIHRYTEELLGEGHVFRAGTISTIAERTAFGFVRAWAEQTGRKPREAEVRRLVRGCSGVRRTTGQHPGGLMVVPRDDDILRYTPLQHPADDRESGTVTTHFDYHSISSRLVKLDLLGHDDPTVIRMLEDLTGVDAHSIPFDDPATLALFSGLEPLGLSAEELGTDVGSLGLPEFGTRFVRGMLSQTRPRSFAELVRISGLSHGTDVWNNNAQELVASGRATLQDVISTRDDIMLALIRWGLEREEAFRIMEQVRKGKGLKPSDEEAMRRHGVPDWFVESCQKISYLFPKAHAVAYVIMAFRIAWFKVHHPAAFYATYFSVRADDFDAAWIGERPEAWRNRIRAIEAKGNEASVKEKNQVTILEVAVEMALRGIRFLPIDLERSDRSRFLVEEGALRPPFVAIQGLGARAAEAIVAAREEAPFLSREDLQRRARLSRAVMELLEKHGVLAGLPLSDQMVLF
- a CDS encoding YlxR family protein, translated to MAKVRKLPQRTCIGCGEVEGKRQLLRLVRTPDGEIQVDPTGKRPGRGAYLHADPACVERGLVPARLERAFRLRPAPEVVTELRRSVERALAGREATP
- a CDS encoding ribosomal L7Ae/L30e/S12e/Gadd45 family protein: MSRLPVRWREILGLAMAAGKVAWGRRAARQALHDGVAELVVVAEDAGPSAAEEVGREAARRGVTCVRAGRQAELGAAIGRSPVGVLAVVDRGLAGKLMNEWKETSEAAGRARREVRAIAARDPSLRVGARAAHPFEGDPGLPSQHDEHRHQQPHEHDQRPRGRADPS
- the infB gene encoding translation initiation factor IF-2; the encoded protein is MDFLRNTMNIDINNHMSTINDRVAERIRREFADRAAQRPAGRGPVKAAGQPAAPGEKGGTAGVPAGAEGRSAAAGGGGTGPARAARPQPGQAERPAGPGSRPGSAAGAQGGARGRPYEGAAQAGHGPAARPGGGGPAHHRPGEARGAGAVNGAGARPAAGGYRPGARPGGAAGAGRPGGRPGATAGRVGGGGGRPAPGGGRPAPAGGRPAPGGGRPTPGGSRPAPAGGRPAPGGGRPAPGGAGRAAPAGQRGRPARRGRGGRPAAAKGEWRDGRAIDLEEERRTHRGPKAPSRKKRSSAERLAQIQVPAEIELDEGVIGVSRLAEKLHLPTPEVVRKLIGMGVMASAGQEIPVETAARVAEAFGSRASIRQAERVLSDEELLQERLTEGATSGSERPPVVVVLGHVDHGKTSLLDAIRETRVAASEAGGITQHIGASTVEQNGRRIVFLDTPGHEAFTAMRARGAQIGDVAVLVVAADDGIMPQTVEAIQHARAAGLPIVVALNKIDKPNANPDRVKQQLAEQGLVPEEWGGETVVVPVSALKREGIGELLEMVLLVADMQELRANPDGPAIGTVIEARLDRGLGPVASVLVQDGTLRQGQAFVAGAAYGHVRSMTDDRGRSLEEAGPGTPVEISGFDTLPMAGDVFRVVEDERKAREIALSRQEQAHEAEIGTRQPVTLATFFARQAEGGRKELRVILKADVAGTLEALRSSLGEIRTEEASVEVIHAAVGGVNESDVMLAAASDAIIVGFNVRPDAKAAALAQDQKVEIQLYRVIYELLDDVKKAVRGLLAPKTEERVIGRAEVRQTFRVPDVGTVAGCYVQEGVLRRHAGARLVRDGVVVYEGKIASLRRFKEDAREVAQGYECGVGLERFDDIKVGDSLEAFETVEVAR
- a CDS encoding SDR family NAD(P)-dependent oxidoreductase is translated as MSTILVTGGAGFIGSASVKELLRAGHRVAVMDDLSSGRAEQVPPEAELFVADVADAEAVREVFAAVRPEGVLHLAAQISVSRSVREPAEDARVNVLGLLRVLEAARASRVGRLVFASSGGVLYGDVGEPATEEHPLAPVSPYGIAKWTGERYLEFFAREYGLETVALRYGNVYGPRQDPHGEAGVVAIFSGRLLRGEAPQIHGDGENVRDYVYVEDVARANRLALETAGGQLWPAGGPPFAALNVGTARGTSVNRLEALMRRALAEVAAVEAPPAVHGEPRPGDLRSSLLDPGRIERALGWRPQVPLEEGLDRTLRWFAEDGE
- a CDS encoding ribosome maturation factor RimP, encoding MARKAIEEAAAQLAEPLLQGLGLLLLDVAWQREKGRRFLRFVIERPQGGVTMEDCERFSRAIDPRLDELQVIGEPYYLEVASPGLDRVLRNDREFAFFRGRTVQVRCFEPLEGSRNHVGRLEGLEGEELLLAVEGEEGERLLRLPRSKVARVQLKEES